The following proteins are co-located in the Legionella busanensis genome:
- a CDS encoding queuosine precursor transporter: protein MAYTFCLLLANWFDIRLIHLFSLDTDAGTLIFPFSFLLADLITEVYGYKHTRRAIWLAFLCNLIFIIYGQLVTHLPSPSYATNNNVFDDLMTLNTRIIFASFISYWLAEPTNIYILAKLKIRFQGRYMGGRFLLSTVIASGLDSVAFGYIAFYGLISQQNLLYLIGTMCFFKVAIECMGMPFSVYLAQKLKNYEKLDVYDIDTKFTLFSLKTNYLLSNNRG, encoded by the coding sequence GTGGCTTATACCTTTTGCCTTTTACTTGCAAATTGGTTTGATATACGTTTAATACATCTTTTTTCTTTAGATACGGATGCTGGCACCTTAATTTTTCCATTTAGTTTTTTGCTGGCTGATTTAATTACTGAAGTTTACGGCTATAAACATACGCGCCGAGCAATTTGGCTCGCTTTTCTTTGTAACCTAATATTTATTATTTATGGTCAACTTGTTACTCATCTTCCTAGCCCATCTTATGCAACAAATAATAACGTATTTGATGATTTAATGACTTTAAATACCCGTATAATATTTGCTTCATTTATTAGTTATTGGCTGGCAGAACCTACAAATATCTATATTCTTGCAAAATTAAAAATTAGGTTTCAAGGGCGTTATATGGGAGGACGTTTTTTGCTATCAACTGTCATAGCGAGCGGACTTGATAGTGTTGCATTCGGTTATATTGCTTTTTATGGTTTAATATCTCAACAAAATTTATTGTATCTTATAGGAACAATGTGCTTTTTTAAAGTTGCTATAGAATGCATGGGGATGCCTTTTTCAGTCTATTTAGCGCAAAAATTAAAAAACTATGAAAAGCTAGATGTTTATGATATTGATACAAAATTTACTCTATTTAGTTTAAAAACAAATTATTTGCTAAGCAATAACAGGGGTTAA
- a CDS encoding GNAT family N-acetyltransferase, with product MLTQDTLTGSVIYLEPISVLHKKDLQYAANDEAIWQFMPISAAGSNFHKWFEDCLVNQEQGNQITYVVRQKDNNSVLGCTAYYDINLFHRRLALGFSWYIRAVWGTAINPEAKMLMLNQAFDNWDINRVEISTDPNNQRSYQAILALGAKEEGYLREHMMNHNGQLTDTVLFSMLKSEWPKIKDKLKKRIEFKQRCQFK from the coding sequence ATGTTAACTCAAGATACTTTAACAGGCAGCGTTATTTATTTAGAACCTATCTCTGTCTTGCATAAAAAGGATTTACAATACGCAGCAAATGATGAGGCAATATGGCAGTTTATGCCCATTTCTGCTGCTGGCTCTAATTTTCATAAATGGTTTGAGGATTGTCTTGTCAACCAAGAACAAGGCAATCAAATAACGTATGTTGTCCGGCAAAAAGATAATAATTCTGTATTAGGTTGTACAGCTTATTATGATATTAATTTATTTCACCGACGCTTAGCCTTAGGGTTTAGCTGGTATATTAGAGCGGTATGGGGCACGGCAATTAACCCTGAAGCAAAAATGTTGATGTTAAATCAAGCTTTTGATAATTGGGATATAAATCGAGTTGAAATTAGCACTGATCCTAACAATCAACGTTCCTATCAAGCTATTTTGGCTTTAGGTGCGAAAGAGGAGGGGTATTTACGCGAGCATATGATGAATCATAATGGCCAACTGACTGATACCGTTTTATTTAGTATGTTAAAAAGCGAATGGCCTAAGATCAAAGATAAATTAAAAAAACGTATTGAATTTAAGCAGCGTTGTCAATTTAAGTGA